One segment of Triticum aestivum cultivar Chinese Spring chromosome 2A, IWGSC CS RefSeq v2.1, whole genome shotgun sequence DNA contains the following:
- the LOC123187391 gene encoding probable protein phosphatase 2C 33, protein MAGAERERRKMPLLPALPLATLIGRELRAGGSERPALRYGHAGFAKRGEDYFLVKPDCLRVPGDPSTAFSVFAVFDGHNGVSAAVFSKEHLLEHVMSALPPDIGSREDWLQALPRALVAGFVKADIDFQRKGEVSGTTATLVVVDGFTVTVASVGDSRCILDTQGGELQLLTVDHRLEENVEERERVTASGGEVGRLNLFGGQEVGPLRCWPGGLCLSRSIGDMDVGEYIVPVPHVKQVKLSSVGGRLIMASDGIWDALSNEAAAKSCRGLPAELAAKLVVKQALKKCGLKDDTTCVVVDIIPSDHHLTSPQLSPKRNQNKLKSLLFRRRSHSSVGKFGGKSASIGSVEELFEEGSAMLEERLGRNLSLKAASPPSRCAICQVDQEPFEGLMEENGGSHCSSPYAPWGGPYLCLECRKKKDAMEGKRPSCSTACR, encoded by the exons atggccggcgcggagagggagaggagaaaGATGCCGCTGCTGCCGGCGCTGCCCCTGGCCACGCTGATCGGGCGCGAGCTCCGCGCCGGGGGCTCCGAGCGCCCGGCGCTGCGCTACGGCCACGCCGGCTTCGCCAAGCGCGGGGAGGACTACTTCCTCGTCAAGCCTGACTGCCTCCGCGTCCCCGGCGACCCTTCCACCGCCTTCTCCGTCTTCGCC GTGTTCGACGGCCACAATGGGGTGTCGGCGGCGGTGTTCAGCAAGGAGCACCTGCTGGAGCACGTGATGAGCGCGCTCCCGCCGGACATCGGCAGCCGCGAGGACTGGCTGCAGGCGCTGCCCCGCGCGCTCGTCGCCGGCTTCGTCAAGGCCGACATCGACTTCCAGCGCAAGG GGGAGGTGTCGGGGACGACGGCTACGCTGGTGGTCGTCGACGGGTTCACGGTCACCGTGGCGTCGGTCGGGGATTCTCGGTGCATCCTGGACACGCAGGGCGGCGAGCTGCAGCTGCTAACCGTCGATCACAGGCTGGAGGAGAATGTCGAGGAGAGGGAGCGTGTCACGGCGAGCGGTGGGGAGGTCGGCCGTCTGAATCTCTTCGGCGGTCAGGAG GTTGGCCCTCTCCGTTGTTGGCCAGGTGGTTTGTGCCTCTCAAGATccattggagacatggatgttggGGAGTACATTGTGCCGGTTCCACATGTCAAGCAAGTGAAG CTCTCAAGTGTCGGAGGAAGGCTGATAATGGCATCTGATGGCATATGGGATGCGCTATCCAATGAGGCAGCGGCCAAGTCATGCCGAGGATTGCCCGCAGAACTCGCTGCAAAGCTTGTGGTTAAG CAAGCTCTGAAAAAATGTGGGCTGAAAGATGATACCACCTGTGTGGTGGTTGACATCATCCCATCTGATCATCATTTGACATCGCCACAGTTATCCCCAAAGAGAAATCAGAACAAGCTCAAGTCTCTTCTTTTTCGTAGAAGGTCGCACAGTTCAGTTGGAAAGTTTGGAGGCAAGTCTGCCTCTATTGGTTCCGTGGAGGAGTTATTTGAAGAAGGCTCTGCAATGTTGGAAGAAAG GCTGGGTAGGAATCTGTCCTTGAAAGCAGCTTCGCCGCCTTCTCGCTGTGCGATCTGCCAAGTGGACCAAGAACCATTTGAAGGCTTGATGGAGGAGAATGGAGGTAGCCACTGCTCTTCTCCATACGCACCTTGGGGAGGCCCGTATCTTTGTCTGGAGTGTCGGAAAAAGAAAGACGCAATGGAGGGCAAGAGACCGAGCTGCTCGACAGCATGTAGGTGA